One part of the Oceanihabitans sp. IOP_32 genome encodes these proteins:
- a CDS encoding YifB family Mg chelatase-like AAA ATPase: MLKKVFGSAVFGVEATTIMVEVNVDKGVGYHLVGLPDNAIKESNYRIAAALQNNGYKIPGKKIIINMSPADLRKEGSAYDLTLALGILASTNQIKAENIDQYLIMGELSLDGSLQPIKGALPIAVKAREEGFKGFILPKQNAKEAAIVDHLEVYGVENISEVINYFDKGEALEQTIINTRKEFEKNLDFPEFDFSDVRGQESIKRCMEIAAAGGHNIILIGPPGAGKTMLAKRLPSILPPMTLHEALETTKIHSVVGRVKDTGLMAQRPFRSPHHTISNVALVGGGSFPQPGEISLSHNGVLFLDELPEFKRDVLEVLRQPLEDREVTISRAKFTVTYPSSFMLVASMNPSPGGYFNDPNAPVTSSPAEMQRYLSKISGPLLDRIDIHIEVTPVPFEKLSDDRKGESSVDIRKRVTAARAIQTERFKDSDAVHYNAQMNTKQIRKYCVLDEASKQLLKTAMERLNLSARAYDRILKVSRTIADLEGVTQVNGTHISEAIQYRSLDREGWLG; encoded by the coding sequence ATGCTTAAAAAAGTTTTTGGAAGTGCAGTTTTTGGAGTTGAAGCAACTACGATTATGGTTGAAGTTAACGTCGATAAAGGTGTGGGTTACCATCTAGTAGGTTTGCCAGATAATGCGATTAAAGAAAGTAATTACAGAATTGCGGCAGCACTTCAAAATAACGGCTATAAAATACCGGGCAAAAAAATAATAATTAATATGTCGCCGGCCGATTTACGCAAAGAAGGCTCTGCCTACGATTTAACGCTAGCGCTTGGGATTTTAGCCTCTACAAATCAAATTAAAGCCGAAAATATAGATCAGTATTTAATTATGGGCGAACTGTCTTTAGATGGTTCTTTACAACCCATAAAAGGCGCATTACCCATTGCAGTAAAGGCAAGAGAAGAAGGTTTTAAAGGCTTTATATTACCAAAACAAAATGCCAAAGAAGCTGCTATTGTAGATCATTTAGAGGTCTATGGCGTAGAGAACATAAGTGAAGTTATTAATTACTTTGATAAAGGGGAAGCTCTGGAGCAAACCATAATAAACACCCGAAAAGAATTCGAGAAAAATTTAGACTTTCCAGAATTCGATTTCTCTGATGTTAGAGGGCAAGAAAGCATAAAACGCTGTATGGAAATTGCGGCGGCTGGCGGACATAATATTATTTTAATAGGGCCACCGGGAGCTGGGAAAACCATGTTAGCCAAGCGATTACCTAGTATTTTACCACCAATGACACTGCATGAGGCTTTAGAAACCACCAAAATACACTCGGTGGTGGGTCGTGTAAAAGATACGGGATTAATGGCACAACGTCCGTTTCGTAGCCCACATCACACCATCTCGAATGTCGCCCTTGTTGGCGGAGGTAGTTTCCCGCAACCGGGAGAAATCTCTTTATCGCATAATGGGGTTTTGTTTTTAGATGAATTACCAGAATTTAAACGCGATGTTTTAGAAGTGTTACGACAACCTTTAGAGGATCGAGAGGTGACCATCTCAAGAGCAAAATTCACCGTAACTTACCCGTCGTCGTTTATGCTGGTGGCTAGTATGAACCCAAGTCCTGGCGGCTATTTTAACGACCCCAACGCTCCCGTAACTTCAAGTCCTGCCGAAATGCAACGTTATTTAAGTAAAATTTCGGGGCCTTTATTAGATCGCATTGATATCCACATCGAAGTGACTCCCGTGCCTTTTGAAAAACTTTCAGACGACAGAAAAGGTGAATCTTCTGTTGATATCCGTAAACGTGTTACTGCAGCTAGGGCAATACAAACCGAACGTTTTAAAGATTCTGATGCAGTACATTATAACGCACAGATGAATACCAAACAAATTCGTAAGTACTGCGTTTTAGACGAAGCTTCAAAGCAATTATTAAAAACAGCTATGGAGCGTTTAAATTTATCGGCGCGCGCCTACGATAGAATACTGAAAGTGTCTAGAACCATTGCAGATTTAGAGGGCGTTACTCAGGTTAATGGCACTCATATTAGTGAAGCCATTCAATACAGAAGCTTAGATCGAGAGGGGTGGTTAGGCTAG
- a CDS encoding cupin — translation MKTASLTNNISYKEDKPNVSVLFKTKTTKEIRILMKKGQIMEEHKAPQPIVIEIFEGAIDFGVNGEQLLLKKGDLITLEAHVLHDLTCVADAIVRLSISNLDDEERVKNVAS, via the coding sequence ATGAAAACCGCATCTTTAACCAATAACATAAGCTACAAAGAAGACAAACCAAACGTAAGTGTTTTGTTTAAAACGAAAACCACCAAAGAAATTAGAATCCTTATGAAAAAAGGACAAATCATGGAGGAGCATAAAGCCCCACAACCCATAGTTATTGAAATATTTGAAGGTGCTATCGATTTTGGAGTAAATGGCGAACAATTACTACTTAAAAAAGGCGATTTAATCACTTTAGAAGCACATGTTCTTCACGATTTAACATGCGTTGCTGATGCTATTGTGAGATTATCAATATCGAACTTAGATGATGAAGAGCGTGTTAAAAATGTGGCAAGTTAA
- a CDS encoding YheT family hydrolase, giving the protein MPVIQSTYKPRFYLKNGFISTVYSGLFRRVKAVHQKRERLTLSDGDFIDLDWSLSNNNSNKLIILLHGLEGHAQRPYITGAAKLFNDNGIDAVGVNFRGCSGELNLKYRSYHSGSTDDLMDVIQHIIFTTQYSEIYLKGISLGANIILKYLGEGNRIPEQIKAAIAVSVPCDLEGAAKEMLSLKNILYHERFKKYLVERLKSKQAQFSDFLSVEDIKSIKTIIDFDDVYTSKAHGFKDANDYYRKSSSLQFLQNIEKPTLIINALNDSFLSPECYPVKDAKTNPNLYLEMPNHGGHVGFIDKKNVYYNERRALEFIQDVLK; this is encoded by the coding sequence ATGCCAGTAATACAATCAACTTACAAACCACGATTTTATCTTAAAAACGGATTCATATCAACCGTATATTCTGGATTGTTTAGACGGGTAAAAGCGGTACATCAAAAACGAGAACGCCTTACTTTAAGTGATGGGGATTTTATAGACTTAGATTGGAGTTTGTCGAATAACAATAGCAATAAACTTATTATTTTATTGCACGGATTGGAAGGGCACGCGCAACGCCCTTATATAACGGGTGCGGCTAAATTATTTAACGATAATGGAATAGATGCGGTAGGTGTAAATTTTAGAGGATGTAGTGGTGAGCTTAATTTAAAATATAGGAGTTACCATTCGGGCTCTACCGACGATTTGATGGACGTTATACAGCACATCATATTCACAACCCAATATTCTGAAATTTATTTAAAAGGGATTAGTTTAGGTGCTAATATTATTTTAAAATATTTGGGTGAGGGTAACCGTATTCCAGAGCAAATTAAGGCGGCTATTGCAGTGTCTGTACCTTGCGATTTAGAAGGGGCTGCAAAAGAAATGCTCTCACTTAAAAATATTTTATATCACGAAAGGTTTAAAAAATATTTGGTTGAACGCTTAAAAAGTAAACAAGCTCAGTTTTCAGATTTTCTTAGTGTTGAAGATATTAAATCTATTAAAACTATTATAGATTTTGATGATGTTTACACCTCTAAAGCACACGGTTTTAAAGATGCAAACGATTATTATAGAAAAAGTAGCAGTTTGCAATTTCTTCAAAATATAGAAAAGCCTACTTTAATTATAAACGCACTTAACGATTCGTTTTTATCTCCAGAATGTTACCCAGTGAAAGACGCTAAAACCAATCCTAATTTGTATTTAGAAATGCCTAATCATGGGGGGCATGTTGGATTTATTGATAAAAAAAATGTGTATTATAATGAGCGACGTGCGTTGGAGTTTATTCAGGACGTTCTAAAATAA
- the ade gene encoding adenine deaminase, translating into MKLQGNIVDVVNKRIFKGEVLIENDKIKSVTEKSHNVNHFILPGFIDAHIHIESSMLVPSEFARIAVTHGTVATVSDPHEIANVLGVKGVEFMIANGKQTPFKFNFGAPSCVPATAFETAGAVINAEAIKKLLENPDIKYLAEMMNYPGVLFDDDEVLNKIAWAKHYNKPIDGHAPGLRGDNITKYINAGISTDHECFTFDEALEKLQKGMKILIREGSAAKNFEALIDLLPKHFENMMFCSDDKHPDDLLDNHINKLCARAVAKGMDVLKVLQVACVNPVKHYNLEVGLLQEGDDADCIIVEDLKDFNTLQTFISGNLVFNNNTALIDAVSIELLNNFDCNKKKVSDFRFESSAQQIRVIEALEGQLVTNERVEVASIKDGNLVSNVEKDLLKMAVVNRYQNEKPAIAFVKNFGLKTGAIASSVAHDSHNIIAVGVSDEAICQAVNLLINNKGGIAAVSHSEEKILPLPVAGIMSDKSGETVGKQYEALDTMAKQLGSTLSAPFMTLSFMALLVIPALKLSDKGLFNGEIFKFTALEVN; encoded by the coding sequence ATGAAATTACAAGGAAACATAGTCGATGTTGTTAATAAACGCATTTTTAAAGGGGAGGTTTTAATTGAAAACGACAAAATTAAATCTGTTACAGAAAAAAGCCATAATGTGAATCATTTTATACTGCCTGGTTTTATCGATGCCCATATACATATTGAAAGTTCTATGCTTGTTCCCAGTGAGTTTGCGCGTATAGCGGTAACTCATGGCACGGTGGCAACGGTTTCAGATCCTCATGAAATTGCAAATGTGCTAGGTGTAAAAGGTGTGGAGTTTATGATTGCAAACGGAAAACAGACGCCTTTTAAATTTAATTTTGGGGCGCCATCATGTGTTCCAGCAACTGCATTTGAAACAGCAGGAGCAGTAATAAATGCCGAGGCGATTAAAAAACTTCTTGAAAACCCAGACATTAAATATCTGGCAGAGATGATGAATTACCCTGGAGTTTTGTTTGATGATGATGAGGTTTTGAACAAAATAGCCTGGGCAAAACATTATAACAAACCTATTGATGGTCATGCACCAGGATTAAGAGGTGATAACATTACAAAATATATAAATGCTGGGATTTCTACAGATCATGAATGTTTCACTTTTGATGAAGCCTTAGAAAAACTGCAAAAAGGCATGAAGATTTTAATTCGCGAAGGTAGTGCTGCCAAAAATTTTGAAGCTTTAATTGATTTGCTTCCAAAACATTTTGAAAACATGATGTTTTGTAGTGATGATAAGCATCCAGACGATTTATTAGATAACCATATTAATAAGCTTTGCGCCAGAGCTGTGGCCAAAGGAATGGACGTTTTAAAAGTGCTGCAAGTGGCCTGTGTAAATCCGGTAAAACACTATAATCTAGAAGTTGGTTTATTACAAGAAGGAGATGATGCCGATTGTATTATAGTAGAAGATTTAAAGGATTTTAACACCCTGCAAACTTTTATAAGCGGAAACTTAGTTTTTAATAATAATACAGCTTTAATTGACGCTGTTTCAATCGAATTGTTAAATAATTTTGATTGCAACAAAAAGAAAGTTTCAGATTTTAGATTTGAATCTTCAGCACAACAAATTCGAGTTATTGAAGCTTTAGAAGGCCAATTAGTGACAAACGAACGTGTTGAAGTAGCTTCAATTAAAGACGGGAATTTAGTGTCTAATGTTGAAAAAGACTTATTAAAAATGGCGGTTGTTAATCGATATCAAAATGAAAAACCAGCCATAGCCTTTGTGAAAAATTTTGGATTAAAAACTGGTGCCATCGCCTCGTCTGTTGCTCACGATTCTCATAATATAATTGCCGTTGGTGTTTCCGATGAAGCCATTTGCCAAGCTGTAAATTTATTAATTAATAATAAAGGTGGTATAGCTGCAGTTTCCCATTCCGAAGAAAAAATTCTACCACTTCCCGTTGCGGGTATAATGAGTGATAAAAGCGGTGAGACTGTTGGTAAACAATACGAAGCACTAGATACAATGGCCAAACAATTAGGTAGTACACTTAGTGCACCGTTTATGACCTTGTCGTTTATGGCATTATTAGTCATTCCTGCTTTAAAATTAAGTGATAAAGGTTTGTTTAACGGAGAAATTTTTAAATTTACAGCTTTAGAAGTCAATTAA
- the tilS gene encoding tRNA lysidine(34) synthetase TilS, with amino-acid sequence MQEQFQNHINNTLSFLKGSKLLIAISGGVDSVVLTHLCRQIPLDITLIHCNFNLRGKESDADEAFVLDLAEHLDLEVFIERFDTQDFAKQNKISIQMAARELRYTWFEDLAEQLQFDYILTGHHADDNLETFLINLSRGTGLEGLTGIPVINNKLVRPLLPFSRAAIEAYAQTKNLKWQEDITNASTKYLRNKIRHDVIPMLKEVNPQFLQNFQNTLSHLNDTAAIVDESVNAVLKRAIVKIDANHIAFKISEFKKVNNSKAYLYEVFKAYGFTAWDDILKLLDAQSGKQVFSKTHRLLKDRTHLLLSEIEREESAFILITEKEQPVKTSFGTLFFKEVDAISVNQSHTIYVDQDRLSFPLSVRKWQEGDTFYPFGMQGKKKLSKYFKDEKLSLLDKEKVWLLCSQNDIVWVIGRRADNRFKVTDKTKQILKISLK; translated from the coding sequence GTGCAAGAACAATTCCAAAATCATATCAATAATACGCTGTCTTTTCTTAAAGGTAGCAAACTGTTAATTGCCATTTCTGGAGGTGTAGATAGTGTGGTATTAACCCATTTATGCCGCCAAATACCATTAGATATCACCTTAATACATTGTAATTTTAATTTAAGAGGAAAAGAAAGTGATGCCGATGAAGCCTTCGTTTTAGATTTAGCCGAACATTTAGATTTAGAAGTTTTTATAGAACGTTTTGATACCCAAGATTTCGCTAAACAAAATAAAATATCAATACAAATGGCGGCTCGAGAGTTGCGTTATACTTGGTTTGAAGACCTTGCGGAACAATTGCAATTCGATTATATTCTTACAGGGCATCATGCCGACGATAATTTAGAAACCTTTTTAATTAATCTGTCCCGTGGTACCGGTTTAGAAGGTTTAACCGGGATTCCGGTTATTAACAATAAATTAGTTAGGCCTTTATTACCATTTTCTAGAGCAGCGATTGAAGCTTATGCCCAAACGAAAAATTTAAAATGGCAAGAAGATATTACTAATGCTTCAACAAAATATTTGCGAAATAAAATACGACACGATGTGATTCCTATGTTAAAAGAAGTGAATCCACAATTTCTACAAAATTTTCAAAATACGCTTAGTCATTTAAACGATACAGCCGCTATTGTAGACGAGAGTGTAAATGCCGTTTTAAAGCGTGCTATTGTTAAAATAGATGCTAATCACATCGCATTTAAGATTTCAGAATTTAAAAAAGTGAATAATTCAAAAGCTTATTTATACGAAGTTTTTAAAGCATATGGATTTACAGCATGGGACGATATTTTAAAGCTTTTAGACGCACAGTCTGGAAAACAAGTCTTTTCAAAAACACATCGATTATTAAAAGATAGAACCCATCTCTTGTTAAGTGAAATAGAGCGGGAAGAAAGTGCGTTTATTTTAATTACAGAAAAAGAGCAGCCTGTTAAAACCTCTTTCGGAACCCTATTTTTTAAAGAAGTAGATGCTATTTCTGTAAATCAAAGCCATACTATCTATGTAGATCAAGATCGCTTAAGTTTTCCCTTAAGCGTCAGGAAGTGGCAGGAAGGCGATACCTTTTATCCCTTTGGAATGCAAGGGAAGAAAAAATTAAGTAAGTACTTTAAAGATGAAAAGCTGTCGCTTTTAGACAAAGAAAAGGTTTGGTTATTGTGCTCGCAAAACGATATTGTTTGGGTAATTGGTAGAAGAGCAGATAATCGTTTTAAAGTCACCGATAAAACAAAACAGATTTTGAAAATAAGCTTAAAATAA
- a CDS encoding anthranilate synthase component I family protein: protein MRTTFHHKTTSVKNFKVQLLAWAQQFDDVVWLDSNNYEQNHSSFDAILAVDAFTSIKTDFYDGFEKLKDYQSLVNDWIFGYLAYDLKNDVEVLSSKNYDGLEFPDLFFFQPKKIFIFKGNQVDIQYLKAVDDEFDSDLKDITSYQDQGAIPFKNKGDNFKIHQRISKAAYLEKVNNMLANINRGDIYEANFCMEFYAENSLINPLEIYRKLNAISNAPFATFLKSSDKYVLSASPERYLKKDQNTIISQPIKGTARRSHNFEDDELLKNDLAKDEKERSENIMIVDLVRNDLSKTAVKGSVKVEELCKVYSFDQVHQMISTVTSQIEENTHPIDVIKSTFPMGSMTGAPKISAMKIIENLEETKRGLYSGAVGYITPRGDFDFNVVIRSILYNHTQKYISFSVGSAITSKSDPLKEYEECLVKAKAMHEVLQH from the coding sequence TTGAGAACAACTTTTCACCATAAAACCACATCAGTAAAAAATTTTAAAGTCCAGCTATTGGCTTGGGCGCAGCAATTTGACGATGTTGTTTGGTTAGACTCCAATAACTACGAGCAAAATCACTCTAGTTTCGATGCCATTTTGGCCGTTGATGCGTTTACAAGTATTAAAACCGATTTTTATGATGGATTTGAAAAATTAAAAGATTATCAAAGCTTGGTAAACGATTGGATTTTTGGGTATTTGGCCTACGATTTAAAAAATGATGTTGAGGTTTTAAGCTCTAAGAATTACGATGGCTTAGAATTTCCTGATTTGTTTTTTTTTCAACCTAAAAAAATATTTATTTTTAAAGGTAATCAAGTTGACATTCAATATTTAAAAGCTGTCGACGATGAATTTGATTCCGACTTAAAAGACATTACAAGTTATCAAGACCAAGGGGCTATTCCTTTTAAAAACAAAGGGGATAACTTCAAAATACATCAACGCATTAGCAAGGCGGCCTATTTGGAAAAAGTAAATAATATGCTGGCCAATATAAACCGTGGAGATATTTATGAAGCTAATTTTTGCATGGAGTTTTATGCCGAAAATAGCCTTATAAATCCATTAGAAATTTACCGTAAACTCAATGCTATTTCTAATGCGCCATTTGCCACATTTTTAAAATCTAGCGATAAGTATGTATTATCGGCTTCACCAGAGCGCTATTTAAAAAAAGACCAAAACACTATTATTTCTCAGCCTATAAAAGGCACAGCAAGGCGATCTCACAATTTTGAAGATGATGAATTGTTAAAAAACGATTTAGCAAAAGATGAAAAGGAGCGTAGCGAAAATATTATGATTGTCGATTTGGTGCGTAACGATTTATCTAAAACAGCAGTAAAAGGAAGTGTAAAAGTTGAAGAATTATGTAAAGTATATAGTTTTGATCAAGTCCATCAAATGATATCGACCGTTACATCGCAAATTGAAGAAAACACGCATCCTATTGATGTTATAAAGAGTACGTTCCCTATGGGGAGTATGACGGGTGCGCCCAAAATTTCGGCAATGAAAATCATTGAAAATTTAGAAGAAACCAAACGTGGTTTATATTCTGGAGCAGTGGGCTATATTACACCCCGTGGTGATTTCGATTTTAACGTAGTGATACGCAGTATTTTATACAATCACACCCAAAAATACATTTCATTTTCTGTGGGCAGTGCCATAACATCAAAAAGTGATCCCTTAAAAGAGTACGAAGAATGTTTAGTAAAAGCCAAAGCGATGCATGAGGTTTTACAGCATTAA
- a CDS encoding aldose 1-epimerase family protein produces the protein MHVLQNTKLKIAVKSIGAELCEIASVKHKTAFMWDANPEVWSSYAPNLFPIIGALKNNTYLFEDKTYRLPKHGFVRHNKKIKLKEQTENSLTFSLIYNSESLKNYPFKFEFTLTYLLIDNKLSLIHQITNRDDKTMYFSLGGHPAFKCPVFKNEKYDDYFLEFEYPENSKNHLINTESGLISSHTAPFFNASNTVDLTHDLFQNDALIFKDLKSKKVRLKSIKSGEILSLSYHDFPYLGIWAKPEGDFVCIEPWLGIADYENTNQDFKSKEGILTLPVKETFKACYTIEVHNNHLV, from the coding sequence ATGCACGTTTTACAAAACACTAAACTAAAAATAGCCGTAAAATCTATTGGAGCGGAGCTTTGTGAGATCGCTTCTGTAAAACATAAAACAGCATTTATGTGGGATGCCAATCCTGAAGTTTGGAGTAGCTACGCCCCAAATTTATTCCCTATTATTGGAGCTTTAAAAAACAACACCTATCTATTTGAAGATAAAACATACCGACTTCCAAAGCACGGTTTTGTTAGGCATAATAAAAAGATAAAACTAAAAGAACAAACAGAAAACAGCTTGACGTTTTCGTTAATTTATAACAGTGAGTCGCTTAAAAACTATCCGTTTAAGTTTGAGTTTACCCTCACTTATTTACTAATTGACAACAAATTAAGCCTTATACACCAGATTACAAATAGAGATGATAAAACCATGTACTTCTCTCTTGGTGGGCATCCCGCTTTTAAGTGTCCTGTGTTTAAAAATGAAAAATATGACGATTATTTTTTAGAATTTGAATACCCCGAAAACTCTAAAAACCATTTAATTAACACAGAAAGTGGTTTAATTTCCTCTCACACAGCCCCCTTTTTTAATGCCTCTAACACTGTTGACTTAACCCATGATTTATTTCAAAACGATGCGTTAATTTTTAAAGATCTAAAATCAAAAAAAGTAAGATTAAAAAGTATTAAAAGTGGTGAAATACTATCGCTTAGCTACCATGATTTCCCGTATTTAGGTATTTGGGCAAAACCTGAAGGCGATTTTGTATGTATTGAACCTTGGTTGGGTATTGCCGATTATGAAAACACTAACCAAGATTTTAAAAGTAAAGAAGGAATTTTAACATTGCCAGTAAAAGAAACTTTTAAAGCCTGCTACACTATTGAAGTGCATAATAATCACTTAGTTTAA
- a CDS encoding DEAD/DEAH box helicase: protein MTFTDLNLNTPLYNALEDLGFTTPTLIQAEAFNVVASGKDMVGIAQTGTGKTFAYMLPILKNLKFSTQDNPRVLVLVPTRELVVQVVDEIEKLSKYINNRVLGVYGGTNINTQKQAIAQGIDILVATPGRLYDLALSRVLQLKSIQKLVIDEVDVMLDLGFRHQLINIFDILPTKRQNIMFSATMTQDVDALISDFFKSPERVSIAVSGTPLENISQARFDVPNFYTKVNLLVHLLQDRETFNKVLIFVAYKRMADRLFEKLDTIFHDELCVIHSNKTQNYRLRSIEQFRAGDNRILIATDVMARGLDIDNISHVINFDTPDFPENYMHRIGRTGRAERKGEALVFSTEKEQEAIENIQQLMQMTIPVIELPEAVEISKELIEEERPQIKERNNPKKRRDEDAPGPAFHEKSKKNLKENLGGSYKFKIAAKYKKPKTRGDKNYNRRNKRK, encoded by the coding sequence GTGACCTTTACAGATTTAAACTTAAACACACCGCTATATAACGCTTTAGAAGATTTAGGATTTACCACACCTACGCTAATACAGGCCGAGGCTTTTAATGTGGTAGCCTCGGGAAAAGACATGGTTGGTATCGCGCAAACCGGTACAGGAAAAACCTTTGCTTATATGCTTCCTATTCTTAAAAACTTAAAATTCTCTACACAAGACAATCCAAGAGTTTTAGTTTTAGTACCTACACGAGAGCTGGTTGTTCAAGTAGTTGATGAGATTGAAAAACTTTCTAAATATATAAACAATCGTGTTTTAGGTGTGTATGGAGGCACTAATATTAACACTCAAAAGCAGGCTATTGCTCAAGGTATTGATATTTTAGTAGCCACTCCTGGTCGTTTATATGATTTGGCTTTAAGTAGAGTATTGCAACTTAAATCGATTCAGAAATTAGTGATAGATGAAGTAGATGTGATGCTGGATTTAGGTTTTAGACATCAGCTTATTAACATTTTTGATATCCTTCCTACAAAACGACAAAACATTATGTTTTCGGCTACGATGACTCAAGATGTAGACGCCTTAATTAGTGATTTCTTTAAAAGCCCCGAGCGTGTATCGATAGCAGTTTCTGGCACACCTCTAGAAAACATCTCACAAGCACGATTTGATGTGCCTAATTTTTACACTAAAGTTAACTTACTAGTTCATCTTTTACAAGACCGAGAAACCTTTAATAAAGTTCTCATTTTTGTGGCTTATAAAAGGATGGCAGACCGCTTATTTGAGAAATTAGACACCATTTTTCATGACGAGCTTTGTGTAATTCACTCGAACAAAACTCAAAATTACAGACTGCGAAGTATTGAACAATTTAGAGCAGGTGACAATCGTATTTTAATTGCAACCGATGTGATGGCACGTGGTTTGGATATTGACAATATATCTCATGTTATTAATTTTGATACGCCAGACTTTCCTGAAAACTACATGCACCGTATTGGTAGAACTGGCCGTGCAGAACGCAAAGGTGAAGCGCTTGTTTTTTCTACAGAAAAAGAACAAGAAGCCATTGAAAATATCCAGCAATTAATGCAGATGACCATACCTGTAATAGAGCTTCCTGAAGCCGTTGAAATCTCAAAAGAACTTATTGAAGAAGAACGCCCGCAAATTAAGGAACGTAACAATCCCAAAAAACGCAGAGATGAAGACGCTCCAGGCCCAGCATTTCATGAAAAATCTAAAAAAAATTTAAAAGAAAACTTGGGAGGATCTTATAAGTTTAAAATTGCTGCGAAATACAAAAAACCTAAAACACGTGGCGATAAAAATTACAATAGAAGAAATAAGAGAAAATGA
- a CDS encoding calcium/sodium antiporter, producing the protein MSILLVVLGFVLLVVGGEYLVRSSVALSFKFNISKMVIGMTVVSFATSVPELLVSLQAALSGSPAIAINNVVGSNIANIGLVLGVTAMVGSIAVDKSFYKLNWPVMMLFSVALYFFLRNDSKLSPLEGAILFAGLILFLLVLIRNIKKDNNVEEVDESLAIVSNFKIIMWLVIGGLSLYFGSDWLVIGAKDIAISIGVSEAVIGISLIAIGTSVPELAASVIAAAKQEKAISLGNLIGSNIFNIGSVLGLTAIVKTIPVTEPSILKSDIFWMLGFSAVLLPMIFIGKKMQISRAKGFLLVFAYGIFMFLVFTNGKF; encoded by the coding sequence ATGAGTATACTTTTGGTTGTACTTGGTTTTGTACTCTTAGTAGTTGGAGGCGAGTATTTAGTAAGGTCTTCGGTAGCATTGTCATTTAAGTTTAACATCTCTAAAATGGTGATAGGTATGACGGTGGTGTCCTTTGCAACTTCGGTACCAGAACTATTGGTAAGCTTACAAGCCGCACTATCAGGCTCTCCAGCAATCGCCATAAATAACGTAGTAGGCTCAAACATTGCCAATATTGGATTGGTTTTAGGGGTAACGGCAATGGTAGGTTCTATAGCTGTAGATAAATCATTCTACAAACTCAACTGGCCAGTAATGATGCTGTTTTCTGTTGCTTTATATTTTTTTCTCCGTAACGACAGTAAGTTATCTCCACTAGAAGGTGCGATTTTATTTGCTGGCCTTATTTTATTTCTACTCGTATTAATTAGAAATATTAAGAAAGATAATAATGTAGAAGAGGTTGACGAAAGTTTAGCCATTGTTTCAAATTTTAAAATAATTATGTGGTTAGTTATTGGGGGCTTATCACTATATTTTGGAAGTGATTGGCTTGTTATTGGCGCCAAAGACATCGCGATTTCTATTGGTGTAAGCGAAGCAGTTATAGGTATATCATTAATTGCAATCGGGACCAGCGTACCAGAATTAGCAGCTTCTGTAATTGCTGCCGCAAAACAGGAAAAAGCAATTTCTTTAGGAAATCTAATCGGTTCAAATATTTTTAACATCGGCTCTGTTTTAGGACTAACTGCCATAGTAAAAACCATTCCTGTAACAGAACCTTCCATATTAAAAAGTGATATTTTCTGGATGCTTGGGTTTTCGGCCGTTCTTTTACCCATGATTTTTATAGGCAAGAAAATGCAAATTAGCAGAGCAAAAGGCTTCTTACTTGTTTTTGCTTATGGCATATTTATGTTTTTGGTGTTTACCAACGGGAAGTTTTAA